A region of Solanum dulcamara chromosome 7, daSolDulc1.2, whole genome shotgun sequence DNA encodes the following proteins:
- the LOC129895030 gene encoding protein ALTERED XYLOGLUCAN 9-like, which translates to MLGAVQLGLFAAGVVLFVPMGMAGWHLSRNKMLFFSCALFITLAVGVHLVPYFPSVTSFLGSAVPFSSSFIVSRDSCFSLLHEIAFDFQELSNNSKRGSWKWVDSENVVDCDFQKLTKNDASDLLNGSWVVVAGDSQARLMVVSLLELLLGENEMEVIKGDLFLRHSDYNIFVDKIGMKLDFMWAPYVCNLTDLMMGFKENKSYPDVFVMGAGLWDMLHVNNVSEYGVSLKSLKYSLVLLLPISSSFANSDGSGTNVVPIRSPNLFWLGMPKLISSMLNTEEKREKMTDVMWQAYNDELYRSKLLQQSGGPLFLLDVHSLSNNCGAHCTSDGMHYEGAVYEASVHIMLNGLLIESNQKL; encoded by the coding sequence ATGTTGGGTGCTGTCCAATTAGGACTATTTGCAGCAGGTGTTGTTCTTTTTGTCCCTATGGGTATGGCAGGTTGGCATTTGAGCCGTAACAAGATGCTTTTTTTCAGCTGTGCCCTTTTCATAACTCTTGCTGTTGGTGTTCATCTTGTTCCATATTTCCCTTCTGTTACTTCTTTCCTTGGTTCAGCTGTGCCCTTTTCATCATCTTTTATTGTAAGTCGTGATTCTTGTTTTTCCTTACTTCATGAAATAGCATTTGATTTTCAAGAATTGAGTAATAATAGTAAAAGAGGTTCTTggaaatgggttgattctgAAAATGTTGTAGATTGTGATTTCCAGAAGTTGACTAAGAATGATGCTTCAGATTTGTTAAATGGGTCATGGGTTGTTGTTGCTGGGGATTCACAAGCAAGGTTAATGGTGGTTTCTCTTTTGGAGTTGTTATTGGGGGAAAATGAGATGGAGGTGATAAAGGGTGATCTTTTCTTGAGGCATAGTGATTATAACATATTTGTTGATAAGATTGGGATGAAGCTGGACTTTATGTGGGCACCTTATGTGTGTAATTTGACTGATTTGATGATGGggtttaaagaaaataagagtTATCCTGATGTATTTGTGATGGGGGCAGGGTTGTGGGATATGTTACACGTAAATAATGTGTCGGAATATGGTGTTTCATTAAAGTCTTTGAAGTATTCACTAGTGTTGTTGTTACCGATTTCTTCATCGTTTGCTAACAGTGATGGTTCTGGGACGAATGTGGTTCCAATTCGGTCGCCTAACTTGTTTTGGTTGGGGATGCCTAAGTTGATAAGCTCAATGTTGAATACAGAGGAGAAGAGGGAAAAGATGACTGATGTAATGTGGCAAGCTTATAATGACGAACTTTACAGAAGTAAGCTGCTACAACAATCTGGTGGCCCGCTGTTTTTGCTGGACGTCCATTCGTTGAGTAATAACTGCGGAGCTCATTGCACGTCCGATGGAATGCATTATGAGGGGGCTGTCTACGAAGCTTCTGTACATATCATGTTAAATGGGTTGCTTATAGAATCTAACCAGAAGCTATGA